The genomic stretch AGCAACAACGCGGGCGGGGTCCTGGGCGGGATCTCGACCGGTCAGGAGCTGCGGGTCTCGATCGCGATCAAGCCGACGAGCTCGATCCGGACCCCGCGCCGCTCGATCGACCGCGACGGAACACCGACCGTCGTGGAGACCAAGGGCCGGCACGACCCGTGCGTCGGGATCCGTGCCACGCCGGTCGTCGAGGCGATGCTGGCACTCGTGCTGATGGACCACATGCTGCTCCACCGGGCGTACGACGGGGCGGTGTCGTTGCCCGTCCCGCCGATCGAGGGCCCGGTCTGGCCGAGCGCATGACGGCCCGATGACGACGACGACGCCCGGGACGGTCCGGAGCTGGAACGGCGAGGAGGGGTGGGGAGTCGTCGACCTGGACCCGGACGTCGGAGGCGACCCGGGCCTCCCGGCAGTGGTGCGCGACGTCTGGGTGCACTTCAGCGCGGTCGTCGGGCGCGACTTCGGGTACCTGGTACCGGGCGAGCGGGTGTCCGTGGCGTGGGACGAGGCCCCGAACTCGCCGCACGGGAGGCAGGCGAGCGCGGTCGTCGTGGCCGACGGCGGGTCGGGTGGCGGGCCGATCGAGGCGTCCGACCACGGCGCGATGAGCAGCATCCTGACGATCAAGTGGGACGACGGCTCCGCGAGCTGACCGTGCCGCTGCCATACTGACCCCATGACGACGGCGCAGCCCGTCATCGGGCGTGAGCGGGAGACCGCCGCCCTCCGACATGCCGTCGGTCACGTCACCGACGGCGGTGCCGCGTTCGTGGTCGATGGGGAAGCCGGGATCGGCAAGTCGTCCCTCGTCGCCGACCTGGTCGAGTACGCGGACGGTCGAGGTCTCCGGGTCCTGACGACGACCGGCACCTTGGCCGAGTCCAGCGAGCCCTACGCCGCGCTCCACCTGCTCCTGTACCCCCTGCGGGCGGGCATCCCGGACCTGCCGCAGCCGCAGCGACGGGCGCTCGACGTCGCCTTCGGGGTCACGTCCGGGGTGCAGCCCTCGCCGCTCCTCGCCGGACTGGCGGCGCTGACCCTGCTCTCCGACGCCGCCGCGGCACGTCCGCTCCTGGTCGTCGTCGAGGACCTGCACTGGATGGACGTGCCGTCGCGGTGGGCACTCCGGATGATCGCCCGCCGGGTCGGCGAGGACTCGCTGGTCATCGTCATGACGACGCGGGACTCGGACGCGGCCGAGGACCCGGGCGTCCGACGGCTGCACCTCGCGCCGCTGGACGCGCCGGCCGCCGACCTGCTGCTCGACGGCGTCCCCGGAGCGCCGCGGGGGCAGGCTCGGCGAGACCTCGTGCTCCGCGCCGAGGGCAACCCGCTGGCGCTGCGCGAACTGGGCCGGTCGGCGTCGGAGGAGCACGCTCGCGACCGTCCGGTGGTGGGCCGGGTGGAGCAGGAGTTCGCCGGTCGCTTCGCCGGACTCGAGCAGTCGGTCCGCTTGGCGGTCCTCGCCGTGGCACTGTCCGGCAGCACTGGTGCGGAGGAGGCGGCACGGGTGGCTGCCCGGGCGTTCGGGAGGTTCCCACCGCCGACGTGGACGGAGCAGGCGTCGGCGTCGTCGCTCCTGGTCTGGGAGGCCCCGCGCGCGATCCGGTTCCGGCACCCCCTCGTCCAGTCGGCGGTCCTCGCCGTTGCGTCGCCGACCGAGCGCACCGCGGTCCTGCGGTCGCTCGTCACCGAACACGAGGACGATCCGACCCGGACGGTCTGGTGGCGTGCCGAGCTCACGACCGGACACGACTACGCCCTGGCCGAGGAGATCGCCGCACTCGGCGCGGGACGGACGGCGATGTCCGATCCGCTCGTCGCGAGCCGCGCCTACGAGCGAGCCGCCGAACTGACGTCGGACGTCGTCCGACGCGTCGAGCGACGCATCACCGCGGCGGAACTCGCCGGGCTGTCCGGCCGGATCGCCGACGCGGCGCTCCTGGTGCAGCGAGCCCGCGACGAGGCGCCGGACCGGTTGCTCGCGGCGCGTGCGGCCTGGTTCGCCGAGATCCTGCCCACCGGCCGGACGGGGCTCGCCGTCGGCGACCTCGGACCGGCACTCCACGCGGTCTCCGAGATGCAGGCGGCCGGCGGCGTCGAGGACGCCACCACCGCCCTGCTGCACCTCGCCGCGATCGCCTGGGACCACACCGCCGAGCCCGACCCGGGGGACCCGATGCTCGTCGTGGTCGAGGCACTCGCGCTGCCCGACGACGACCCGCGGGCGATCCTCCTGGCCGCGCGGACGGAACCGGTGGTCCGCGGCGACCACGTCATGGAACGCGCGCTCGCAGCGGCTCCGACGGCCGAGGACGAGGAGTCGGCGTGGCTCCTCGGCTACGCGCTCAACCTCGTCGGCGAGGTCGAGACCGCCCGGGTGCTGCTCGACCGGGCCCTCGCGAGCATGCGGGCTCGTGGTGAGTTGCGGACGTTCCCGCAGGCACTGATGGGCACCTCGATGACCACGTACCTGGCCGGGGACGTCGCGAAGGCCCGGTCCCTCGCGGAGCAGGCCGAGTCGCTCGGCCGTGACCTCGGTGACGCCGGTTTCTCGGCGGCGGCTCGTTGTGCGCTCGCCTGGTTCGACGCCCTCGAGGGGGTGGTGCCCGACGCCGAGCAGATCGCCGGCGGGACCCAGGCGGGTGCGCAGGTCCTCCGGTCCGGGGCGATGCGTGCGACGCTGCGTGGGGCTGCGGGGCTGGTCGACCTGCTCGCGGGCCGTGCGTCGGAGGCCCTCGAGCGCCTCCGTGGCCTGTCCGACCCGGCTCACGACGGGTACCACCCGTGGTTCGGCGTCGCGACCTCGCACGACTTCGTCGACGCCGCGCTGGAGTCGGGCCGACGCGGCGACGTCGAGCAGCGGCTGGCGGACCTCGAGCAGCTCCACGCGCGCTGGCACGCACCGATCGTCCGGACCGCCGTCGACTACACCCGGCTCGCGCTGGTCCCTGACGACGAGCTCGAGTCGGCGTGGGTGACACTGCAGCACGAGCGCTGGGCGATGCCGTACGTCCAGGCGCGTGCGCTCCTCCGACTGGGCCGCCGACTGCGCCGAGCACGCCGGACGACGCTCGCCCGGGCGGTGCTGCACGCGGCCCTCGACCTGTTCGCGGCGATGCCGGCACCGACGTGGGAGGAACGGACGCGCGACGCCCTCCGTGCCGCCGGCGAGCGGTTGCCGGCCGCCGGGGCACGCGACGTCGAACTCCTGACCCCGCAGGAACTCCGCGTCTGCACCCTCGCGTCGCGCGGGATGAGCAACCGGGCCATCGGTGAGCACCTGTTCGTCTCACCCCGGACGGTCGGCGCGCACCTGTACGCGGCGTTCCAGAAGCTCGGGATCTCGACCCGCCAGCAGTTGCCCGGTGTGCTGCCGACCGAGGCCGAGGCCGAGGCCGACGGCGACGCCGTGGACCGGGCAGCTCGCCCCTAGGTCATCCGGCGGCGGATCTCGGTCATCATGACCGATGTGCTGCGGTCGTGCCCGCTCGTACCTTCTGAGCGGAACCCCACGGTCACCACCGACGCCGGGCCGCGCCACGGGCTGCGGACCGGGAAGGAGCGAACGCACCATGTCCGGAGCCCCCACCATCGTCCTCGTCCACGGCGCCTTCGCCGACGCCGCCAGCTGGGCACCCGTCACGAAGCTCCTGCTCGAGCAGGGCCACCGGGTCCTCGTCCCGCCGGTATCCAACCGCAGCCTGTCCGCCGACGCGGCGTACATCCGGTCCGTCGTCGAGCAGGTCGACGGGCCGGTCCTGCTCGCCGGACACTCCTACGGAGGCGCGGTGGTCACGGTCGCCGGTGCCGCAGACAACGTCGTCGGGCTGGTGTTCGTCGCCGCGTACGCACTCGAGGAGGGCGAGAGCCTCGGCGAGCTGCAGGGCGGCTTCCCGGACAGCGACCTCGCCGCCGCCCTCGTGTACGCGCCGTACCCGGTGGACGGCGCCGAGCCCGGCACGGACGTCTCGGTGGCGATCGAGGCCTTCCCCGCCGTCTTCGCGGGCGGCCTCGACCGGGAGACGGCGGAGGTGCTGGCGGTCTCGCAACGCCCGCTGTCCGCGGTCGCGTTCGGTGAGCCCGCGGCCGTCGCCGCGTGGAAGAGCCGCCCGTCGTGGGGGATCGTCTCCAGCGCCGACCACACCATCAACCCCGACGTCGAGCGGTTCGGGTACCAGCGCGCCGGGGTCCGCCGGGCGGTCGAGCTCGACGCCCCGCACCTGGTGATGCAGACCCACCCCGCCGAGGTGGCCGCCGTCATCACCGACGCCGTCGCCGAGCTGGCCTGACCCCACACCGACCCACCCAGCACACCGCACGACCACCACACCGCACGACCACCACAGGAGGGCACCACACATGGGCTACATCACCACCGACGACGGGGCAGAGATCTACTTCAAGGACTGGGGGAACCCCGACGCGCAGCCGATCGTGTTCCACCACGGCTGGCCGCTGTCCTCGGACGACTGGGACGCGCAGATGCTGTACTTCCTGGCCGAGGGGTACCGCGTCGTCGCGAGCGACCGGCGTGGCCACGGGCGGTCGTCGCAGATCGGCACCGGCCACGACATGGACCACTACGCCAGCGACGTGTCCGCCGTCGTCGAGCACCTCGACCTGCACGACGCGGTCCACATCGGTCACTCCACCGGTGGCGGCCAGGTCGCCCGGTACGTCGCCCGGTACGGCCAGCCGCAGGGTCGGGTCGCGAAGGCCGTCCTGGTGTCCGCCGTGCCGCCGCTGATGCTCAAGACGGAGTCCAACCCGGAGGGCACCGACCTCTCGGTCTTCGACGGGTTCCGTGCCGCGCTGACGGCGAACCGCGCCGAGTTCTTCCAGGCCGTCGCCTCGGGCCCGTTCTACGGCTTCAACCGGCCCGGCGTGACGACGTCCGAACCGGTGGTCGCCAACTGGTGGCGCCAGGGCATGACGGGCAGTGCGGTCGCCCACCTGGAAGGCATCAAGGCGTTCTCGGAGACCGACCAGACCGAGGACCTGCGGGCGATCACCGTGCCGGTGCTGGTCCTGCAGGGCGACGACGACCAGGTCGTCCCGTACCGGGCCGCCGCCCTGAAGCAGGCCGAGCTCCTCAGTGACGCGACCCTCACGATCTACGAGGGGTACCCGCACGGGATGCTGACCACGCACGCGGACGTCATCAACCCGGACATCCTCGCGTTCATCCGCAGCTGACGTCGCTGCACCGACGTCGCCGACGCTGCGTCCGCAGCGGACCGGACGGGAGGCGCGGTGCCGGTGGGCCGACCAGGTCACCGGCACCGCGCCTCCCGTCCGGCACCCCGCCACCGACGCAGGCCCACGCGTGCCGACGTGGCAGGGTGGCGTCATGCCGGAGTGGGGGAACGCGAGCGGAGCACCGGTCTGGGGTGCACCGCCGGCCGCACCACCGCGTCGTCGCGGCTCTGCCTGGGCGGTCGCCGGGATCGTCGTCGCCTCCGTGGGGTTCGCGGCCTCGTTCATCGGCGCGGTGCTGGGAGTGTCGGCGCTGCTGGGTGCCGGGCTGGTCTACGCCGCCAGCCAGGGCGAAGCCGGACACGGCGGCCTGTTCCGCGAGGTCACCCGGATCGGTGACGTCTTCGTCGTGCTCCCGCTGGCACTGGTCGCCGTGGTGTGGACGGTCGTCGCCTGGCGACGCACCCGTGGACCGGACCGGTCACGGGTGACGACCGTCGTCGCGACCGTCCTGGCCTCGTGTCTGCTGCTGCTGTCGCTGTTCACCGCCCTGTTCGTGGTCTGACCGTCGGCATCACTCCAGTTCGCTGACCAGCCGCTCGCTCGCCGCCCGGCCCGTGGCTCGCGTCCCGGAGGACCGGCCGGGCGGGTCGCCAGGACGGGAGGCCCGGCGCGGCGCTCCGGCATCGGTCCGGTCCCTGGGATGGTCGGGACATGGAGTACACCGACTACGACACCCGGCTGGCGTCCTACGCCGTCGTCACCGACGGGGACCGGGTGCTGCTCGCCCGGTTGAGCTGGCCGGACGCCGGGCTCTGGACGTTGCCGGGCGGCGGGGTGGAGCTCGACGAGACCGTCGAGGAGGGCGCCGTCCGCGAGGTGCTCGAGGAGACCGGGTACGACGTGGTCGTCGAGGAGCTGCTCGGGGTGCGCTCCCACGTGGTCCCGCCCGAGCGTCGGAAGACCCGGAACGGCCGACCGATGAAGGCCGTGCAGGTGGTGCACCGGGCCCGGGTCGTCGGGGGCTCGCTGCGCCACGAGGCCGAGGGGACGACGGACCAGGCGGCCTGGGTCCCGATCGCCGAACTCGGGGCGCACCGCCACGGGTTGCTCGTGGCGCAGGCCCTGCGGTGGGCGGGCGTCACGACGGAGTGAGCCGCGCCTCCCGTCCGGTCGGTCAGTGCCCGGCGACGAACGGGTCGAGCACGGCCCAGGTCGCCTCGGGCGCCTCGAGGTGCGGCAGGTGTCCGGCGGCGGGGACCTCGGCGAACACGGCACCGGGGACGGCCGTGGCGACCGCTCGGCCGTAGGCGGGGGTGACGACGCGGTCGCTGGCGCCCCAGACGACGAGGGTCGGCACGGACACCGCCGACAGGCGCCCGAGCAGGGTCGGGTCGCTCATCGCCCGGCCGGCGAGCACGGCCATCGTCTGCCCGTTCGCCCGCAGGACCGCGCGCTGCTCCTCGGTCACGAGTGCCGGGTCCTGGTGGCCGCGCTCGGGGTCGTGCCAGGCGACCTCGGCGAGGCCGCGGGCGTCGAGCGCGAAGAAGTCCGCGATCGGTTCCCCGTCGACGACGACCCCGACGGTGTCGATGACGACAACGCTGCCGAGGACCCCGGTGTACCGGTCGTCCGCTGCGGCCCGGACGGCCATCTCGAGGGCGGTCCACCCGCCGATAGAGGACCCGACCACCAGCACGTCGCGCTCGCCGTGGTCGAGGAGCCGGGTCAGGTAGGCCGACGCCAGGTCGGCGATCGACGCGATCGACTCCGGTCGCGCGGTGCCGTCCCAGCCCGGGTGCGTCGGGGCGTGGACGTGTCGGGTGGCGGCGAGGTGCCCGACGATCGGGGCGACCGTCCGGGGTCCACCACCACCGTGCAGCACGAGGGCGGTCGGTGCGGCGGGGTCGCCGGCGCGGAGGACGGGCAGGTCGTCGGGGAGGGTGTTCGGCATGGTCGGGACTCCTGAATCAACATGTTGATCTAAATGTGTTGATACCGTAGCACCATGACGACGGACCTCGAACGGCTGGGCCAGGCGGTCAAGCGCGCGCAGTACCGGAACCACCGCACGATGGACCTCGCCCTGCAGGACGTCGGGGTGAGCCTGGTGCAGTGGGACGCCCTCCGTGCCGTCGACCGGATGCCGGGGGCGTCCGGTCACGACCTGGCCGTCGCCACCTTCCAGAGCGACCAGGCGTTCGGCACGCTGGCGTCCCGACTCGTCGAGCGCGGGCTCATCGAACGGTCGGCGGGACGCGGGCGTCGGCTCGTGCACACCCTCACCCCGACCGGGCGCGAAGCACTCGATGACGGACACCGGGTGGCCGCCCGGGTGCTCGACGAGCTGTTCGCCCCGCTCGACGAACCGGGCCGCGCGGCACTGATGGCCGCGCTGACCACCCTCACCGCGGGGGAGTGACGACCTCGGTCGGCTGCGGGTCGTAGCGGACCGCGAGCACCGTGACGTCGTCGGCGTGGTGGCCCGCACGGCCGAGCTCCTCCAGGCGGGACACCAGGCGTTCCGGGTCCGGCTCGGTCAGGGTGAACGCCTCGAACCGGTCCAGCGCGTCGAGCCCGTCGCCGAAGAGGTCGAGGACACCGTCACTGACCACGAGGACCACGTCGCCAGCGTCGAGCACCGTCTCGTGCGTGGTCCAGCTCGTCCCGACGCCGATCGGGGTGTCCGTGCCCCGCAGCCACTCGTGGCCCCCGCCCGCTCGGAGCACCAGCGCCAGGCCGTGCCCGGCGTCGACCCACCGGGCGACCCCGCGGACGTCGAGGTGCATGTGGAAGCACGTGGTGAACTGCTCGGTCGCCGGCGCGTCCAGACCGACGTCCAGGCCGGTCGCCGTGCGGCTCACCGCTTCGTCCGGTGCCCCCTCGCGCACCGACGAGCGGAGGACCGACCGCACCACCGCGGCGATCATCCCGGCGCCGACGCCCTTG from Curtobacterium sp. MCLR17_032 encodes the following:
- a CDS encoding alpha/beta hydrolase, with the protein product MSGAPTIVLVHGAFADAASWAPVTKLLLEQGHRVLVPPVSNRSLSADAAYIRSVVEQVDGPVLLAGHSYGGAVVTVAGAADNVVGLVFVAAYALEEGESLGELQGGFPDSDLAAALVYAPYPVDGAEPGTDVSVAIEAFPAVFAGGLDRETAEVLAVSQRPLSAVAFGEPAAVAAWKSRPSWGIVSSADHTINPDVERFGYQRAGVRRAVELDAPHLVMQTHPAEVAAVITDAVAELA
- a CDS encoding alpha/beta fold hydrolase, whose amino-acid sequence is MPNTLPDDLPVLRAGDPAAPTALVLHGGGGPRTVAPIVGHLAATRHVHAPTHPGWDGTARPESIASIADLASAYLTRLLDHGERDVLVVGSSIGGWTALEMAVRAAADDRYTGVLGSVVVIDTVGVVVDGEPIADFFALDARGLAEVAWHDPERGHQDPALVTEEQRAVLRANGQTMAVLAGRAMSDPTLLGRLSAVSVPTLVVWGASDRVVTPAYGRAVATAVPGAVFAEVPAAGHLPHLEAPEATWAVLDPFVAGH
- a CDS encoding alpha/beta hydrolase, with product MGYITTDDGAEIYFKDWGNPDAQPIVFHHGWPLSSDDWDAQMLYFLAEGYRVVASDRRGHGRSSQIGTGHDMDHYASDVSAVVEHLDLHDAVHIGHSTGGGQVARYVARYGQPQGRVAKAVLVSAVPPLMLKTESNPEGTDLSVFDGFRAALTANRAEFFQAVASGPFYGFNRPGVTTSEPVVANWWRQGMTGSAVAHLEGIKAFSETDQTEDLRAITVPVLVLQGDDDQVVPYRAAALKQAELLSDATLTIYEGYPHGMLTTHADVINPDILAFIRS
- a CDS encoding MarR family transcriptional regulator, translated to MTTDLERLGQAVKRAQYRNHRTMDLALQDVGVSLVQWDALRAVDRMPGASGHDLAVATFQSDQAFGTLASRLVERGLIERSAGRGRRLVHTLTPTGREALDDGHRVAARVLDELFAPLDEPGRAALMAALTTLTAGE
- a CDS encoding LuxR family transcriptional regulator, with the translated sequence MTTAQPVIGRERETAALRHAVGHVTDGGAAFVVDGEAGIGKSSLVADLVEYADGRGLRVLTTTGTLAESSEPYAALHLLLYPLRAGIPDLPQPQRRALDVAFGVTSGVQPSPLLAGLAALTLLSDAAAARPLLVVVEDLHWMDVPSRWALRMIARRVGEDSLVIVMTTRDSDAAEDPGVRRLHLAPLDAPAADLLLDGVPGAPRGQARRDLVLRAEGNPLALRELGRSASEEHARDRPVVGRVEQEFAGRFAGLEQSVRLAVLAVALSGSTGAEEAARVAARAFGRFPPPTWTEQASASSLLVWEAPRAIRFRHPLVQSAVLAVASPTERTAVLRSLVTEHEDDPTRTVWWRAELTTGHDYALAEEIAALGAGRTAMSDPLVASRAYERAAELTSDVVRRVERRITAAELAGLSGRIADAALLVQRARDEAPDRLLAARAAWFAEILPTGRTGLAVGDLGPALHAVSEMQAAGGVEDATTALLHLAAIAWDHTAEPDPGDPMLVVVEALALPDDDPRAILLAARTEPVVRGDHVMERALAAAPTAEDEESAWLLGYALNLVGEVETARVLLDRALASMRARGELRTFPQALMGTSMTTYLAGDVAKARSLAEQAESLGRDLGDAGFSAAARCALAWFDALEGVVPDAEQIAGGTQAGAQVLRSGAMRATLRGAAGLVDLLAGRASEALERLRGLSDPAHDGYHPWFGVATSHDFVDAALESGRRGDVEQRLADLEQLHARWHAPIVRTAVDYTRLALVPDDELESAWVTLQHERWAMPYVQARALLRLGRRLRRARRTTLARAVLHAALDLFAAMPAPTWEERTRDALRAAGERLPAAGARDVELLTPQELRVCTLASRGMSNRAIGEHLFVSPRTVGAHLYAAFQKLGISTRQQLPGVLPTEAEAEADGDAVDRAARP
- a CDS encoding cold shock domain-containing protein, with protein sequence MTTTTPGTVRSWNGEEGWGVVDLDPDVGGDPGLPAVVRDVWVHFSAVVGRDFGYLVPGERVSVAWDEAPNSPHGRQASAVVVADGGSGGGPIEASDHGAMSSILTIKWDDGSAS
- a CDS encoding NUDIX domain-containing protein, with product MEYTDYDTRLASYAVVTDGDRVLLARLSWPDAGLWTLPGGGVELDETVEEGAVREVLEETGYDVVVEELLGVRSHVVPPERRKTRNGRPMKAVQVVHRARVVGGSLRHEAEGTTDQAAWVPIAELGAHRHGLLVAQALRWAGVTTE